A genomic region of Solanum dulcamara chromosome 2, daSolDulc1.2, whole genome shotgun sequence contains the following coding sequences:
- the LOC129878320 gene encoding transcription factor FAMA-like, giving the protein MEKEEICKDNSLPTSFQMVIGESSSNTNNQMVDYLLNSHSTQQQQHNQSSLGFLPSNPSLDKLSFADVMQFADFGPKLALNQTKVSEEDVGIDDPVYFLKFPVLNEKKIVQDDDDDQETLNMVSQKQGCGKEKGEDNNIIERSQEGKSNNNKRKRPRIKTSEEVESQRMTHIAVERNRRKQMNEHLRVLRSFMPGSYVQRGDQASIIGGAIEFVRELEQLLQCLESQKRRRIYGDTPTRPLGDSSTPPPPPMAINQNPSTINPHHQSPLLFPLPNEYNIEGGIQEDIAESKSCLADVEVKLLGFDAMIKILSRRRPGQLIKAVAALEDMQLSILHTNITTIEQTVLYSFNVKISGETRYTADDIANSIQQIFSFIHAEIAPYDIN; this is encoded by the exons ATGGAGAAAGAAGAAATTTGCAAG GATAATTCTTTGCCTACATCTTTTCAAATGGTAATTGGTGAATCCTCATCAAATACTAATAATCAAATGGTTGATTACTTGCTTAATTCGCATTctacacaacaacaacaacataaccagaGTTCGTTAGGGTTTTTACCCTCGAATCCTTCTCTTGACAAGTTAAGCTTCGCGGATGTGATGCAATTCGCGGATTTTGGGCCTAAATTGGCATTAAATCAAACCAAAGTATCGGAGGAAGATGTTGGGATTGATGATCCTGTGTACTTCCTTAAGTTCCCCGTTTTGAACGAAAAGAAGATTGTCcaggatgatgatgatgatcaagaAACTTTAAATATGGTATCACAAAAACAAGGTTGTGGAAAAGAAAAAGGTGAAGATAATAATATTATTGAAAGAAGTCAAGAAGGGAAgagtaataacaataagagaaaGAGGCCAAGAATCAAGACAAGTGAGGAAGTTGAGAGCCAAAGAATGACACATATTGCTGTGGAGAGGAATAGAAGAAAGCAAATGAATGAACATCTTCGTGTCTTGAGGTCTTTCATGCCTGGCTCCTATGTTCAAAGG GGAGATCAAGCATCTATTATTGGTGGAGCAATTGAATTTGTTAGAGAATTGGAACAACTCTTACAATGCCTTGAATCACAAAAGAGGAGGAGAATCTATGGAGATACTCCAACAAGACCTTTAGGAGATTCAtcaacaccaccaccaccaccaatgGCAATTAATCAAAACCCTAGTACTATAAATCCTCATCATCAATCACCATTACTATTTCCTCTTCCAAATGAATATAATATTGAAGGTGGAATTCAAGAAGACATAGCTGAGAGCAAGTCTTGTTTGGCTGATGTTGAAGTAAAACTATTAGGGtttgatgcaatgatcaagattCTATCAAGAAGGAGACCTGGCCAACTCATAAAGGCAGTTGCTGCATTGGAAGATATGCAACTTAGTATTCTTCATACTAATATTACAACCATTGAACAAACTGTTCTCTATTCATTCAATGTCAAG aTTTCTGGTGAAACTAGGTACACAGCTGATGATATAGCAAACTCAATCCAACAAATATTCAGTTTCATTCATGCTGAAATAGCCCCATATGATATCAATTAG